In the Polyangiaceae bacterium genome, one interval contains:
- a CDS encoding type II secretion system F family protein, with protein sequence MNIPYPVLRYAVMVMLCLALAAAMYAMASAPTREANRFGMRGLKRQRAIDESDGWARLEPLVRWLGVRLSGIVPQETRRNIDRHLALAGDWLGISAEEFLGLTIVSFFGGLGFGVIFGVLTDMGALMVMIIGPVGAAVPYLQMQSIAQERLRSINRGLPYAIDLIALAMSAGKDFPGALRQVVEKSSNQRDGLVEEFGRILQELQIGKTRRQAMLDLAERVPSESVMEFVNSVVQAEEKGNPLADVLQVQAGMTRMRRSVNAEKSAAKAGVAMVGPLVLLMACVMILILAPIFMKLGETGNV encoded by the coding sequence ATGAACATTCCCTACCCGGTGCTGCGCTACGCGGTGATGGTCATGCTGTGTCTGGCCTTGGCTGCCGCCATGTACGCCATGGCCAGCGCGCCGACCCGCGAGGCCAATCGTTTCGGTATGCGCGGCCTCAAGCGCCAGCGGGCCATCGACGAGAGTGATGGCTGGGCACGACTCGAGCCCTTGGTCCGTTGGCTTGGCGTGCGCCTCAGCGGCATCGTCCCCCAAGAGACGCGCCGCAACATCGACAGGCATCTGGCTCTGGCGGGAGATTGGCTGGGCATCTCGGCGGAGGAGTTCCTGGGCCTCACCATCGTCTCCTTCTTTGGCGGCCTTGGCTTCGGCGTCATCTTCGGAGTGCTGACCGACATGGGCGCGTTGATGGTGATGATCATCGGCCCGGTGGGTGCGGCCGTGCCCTACTTGCAGATGCAGAGCATCGCCCAAGAGCGCCTGCGTAGCATCAACCGAGGCTTGCCCTACGCAATCGACCTGATCGCGCTGGCCATGAGTGCGGGCAAAGACTTCCCGGGTGCGCTGCGCCAGGTCGTGGAGAAGAGCAGCAACCAGCGAGATGGGTTGGTCGAGGAGTTCGGTCGGATCCTGCAGGAGCTGCAGATCGGGAAGACGCGACGTCAGGCAATGTTGGACTTGGCTGAGCGCGTGCCGAGCGAGAGCGTGATGGAGTTCGTGAACTCCGTGGTCCAGGCCGAAGAGAAGGGCAATCCGCTCGCAGACGTATTGCAGGTACAAGCGGGGATGACGCGCATGCGACGCAGCGTCAACGCCGAGAAGTCGGCCGCGAAGGCGGGTGTGGCCATGGTAGGTCCACTGGTGTTGCTGATGGCCTGTGTGATGATCCTGATTCTTGCGCCGATCTTCATGAAGCTCGGTGAAACGGGGAATGTCTGA
- a CDS encoding type II secretion system F family protein, translating to MILKWASLAAVIASLFIGGWAAVVDSQGPVMRYWSRYCAFLERKLRLMFIWTPGRHIAFGQMGAVFAILAAHMAYRVEGWWVLILVALLGPAQYIERLRRQRVERIEDQLDGFLTALANALKATPSIANAFQSVQPLLPQPIQGEVDLACKEMRVGSTLDQALLNMGARVASRQLDSALSAVLIGRQLGGDMPRILETTANTLREMMRLEGVVQSKTAEGKAQAWVLAVFPFAIVVILSWMQPGFFDPLRDTLIGWILSGIAGVLWLISLLWARKILAVDI from the coding sequence ATGATCCTGAAATGGGCATCCTTGGCGGCCGTCATCGCGTCCTTGTTCATAGGAGGCTGGGCCGCGGTCGTCGATTCGCAGGGACCGGTGATGCGCTACTGGTCGCGGTACTGCGCATTCCTCGAGCGCAAGCTGCGCTTGATGTTCATTTGGACGCCCGGGCGCCACATCGCGTTTGGGCAGATGGGCGCGGTGTTCGCCATTCTTGCCGCGCACATGGCCTATCGCGTGGAAGGCTGGTGGGTGCTGATCCTCGTAGCACTCCTCGGGCCCGCTCAGTACATCGAGCGCCTGCGGCGGCAGCGTGTGGAGCGCATCGAGGATCAACTCGATGGCTTTCTCACGGCGCTTGCCAACGCCCTGAAGGCTACCCCGAGCATCGCCAACGCGTTTCAATCGGTGCAGCCCTTGCTGCCTCAGCCCATCCAAGGCGAAGTCGACTTGGCGTGCAAAGAAATGCGTGTCGGCAGCACCCTCGACCAAGCCCTGCTCAACATGGGAGCTCGAGTCGCGAGCCGGCAGCTGGATTCCGCGCTTTCGGCCGTGCTGATTGGGCGCCAGCTGGGTGGTGACATGCCGCGCATCCTCGAGACTACGGCCAACACCTTGCGCGAGATGATGCGGTTGGAGGGTGTCGTCCAGAGCAAGACCGCAGAAGGCAAAGCCCAAGCGTGGGTGCTCGCAGTTTTTCCCTTCGCGATCGTGGTCATTCTCAGCTGGATGCAACCGGGCTTCTTCGACCCGTTGCGAGACACACTGATCGGCTGGATTCTGTCTGGCATTGCGGGAGTGCTCTGGCTGATTTCCCTGCTTTGGGCACGCAAGATCCTGGCGGTGGACATATGA
- a CDS encoding ATPase, T2SS/T4P/T4SS family, with protein sequence MNLLVSIESRAGGGKRTLQIQATDPITVGRDAGCGLRIKSDQVSRRHALIEFAPHGVRVEDQSTNGTLAGEQLLRKTSAWVSFGTPIVVGDHTLVFELPGQAAQPKPAGPPGPSASHYPQAGGGHPPPQQGQHAPQQGHHPPQQGGGFPRHPSHPPQNRAPHPQDSAPRHGEPAPGNQYGRAPAQAAPGHAAPAHAPPQGSAPHHPIPHPSAPAHDVPPRGPEGLPPAKPTAASRETNEMRRDIHRQLLEHLDLATMGAKELDDPSMRPKVISALRRIVDMMGPRVPASVAKDRLVGELADEALGLGPLEHLLADPTVTEIMVVDADTIYIERNGKIVLSDQKFTDDERVRAVIERIVTPLGRRIDESSPLVDARLKDGSRVNAVIRPIALKGSCITIRKFSKVPLTLDKLIKYGALSEPMGRFLTRCVAAKKNIIISGGTGSGKTTLLNILSGAIPADERIVTIEDAAELQLVQPHVVSMETRPPNMEGKGEYTIRDLLRNAMRMRPDRVVVGECRGGEALDMLQAMNTGHDGSLTTTHANSPLEGLKRIETLCLMAGVDLPPRAIREQIVGSIDVVVQQSRFSDGARKVTSVAEVVGLGDDLTFELMPIFEFVRSGTGTKGEVLGRHQATGYLPSFLNEFIVKGLVPREGPYL encoded by the coding sequence ATGAACCTGCTCGTGAGCATCGAGTCTCGCGCGGGCGGTGGCAAGCGGACCCTGCAGATCCAGGCAACGGACCCGATCACCGTGGGCCGGGACGCTGGCTGTGGGTTGCGCATCAAGAGCGATCAGGTCTCGCGGCGCCACGCACTGATCGAATTCGCGCCTCACGGCGTGCGAGTGGAAGATCAGTCCACCAACGGAACTCTGGCCGGTGAACAACTGCTCCGGAAGACCTCGGCTTGGGTTTCCTTTGGCACGCCTATCGTCGTTGGCGACCACACCCTCGTGTTCGAGCTGCCCGGGCAGGCTGCGCAGCCAAAGCCGGCTGGACCGCCGGGGCCCAGCGCGTCGCACTACCCGCAAGCCGGAGGGGGCCACCCACCTCCCCAACAGGGTCAGCACGCTCCCCAGCAGGGGCACCATCCTCCCCAGCAGGGTGGGGGCTTTCCCCGACATCCTTCCCATCCACCTCAGAATCGGGCGCCACACCCGCAGGACTCTGCTCCGCGACACGGCGAGCCCGCGCCGGGGAACCAGTACGGGAGAGCTCCTGCACAAGCCGCGCCCGGCCATGCCGCGCCGGCGCACGCTCCTCCGCAAGGTTCCGCTCCTCATCATCCGATTCCGCATCCGTCCGCCCCGGCCCACGACGTTCCACCGCGAGGGCCGGAAGGGCTGCCACCCGCCAAACCGACGGCAGCCTCGCGCGAGACGAACGAAATGCGTCGGGACATTCACCGCCAGCTCCTGGAGCACTTGGACTTGGCGACCATGGGTGCGAAGGAATTGGATGATCCCTCGATGCGCCCCAAGGTCATCAGCGCCTTGCGACGCATCGTCGACATGATGGGGCCGCGGGTCCCTGCGTCGGTGGCGAAGGATCGTCTGGTGGGAGAGCTCGCCGACGAAGCGTTGGGCCTGGGCCCCCTCGAGCACCTGCTGGCCGATCCGACGGTCACTGAAATCATGGTGGTGGATGCCGACACCATCTACATCGAGCGAAACGGCAAGATCGTCTTGTCGGACCAGAAGTTCACGGACGACGAACGCGTCCGCGCGGTGATCGAGCGCATCGTGACCCCTTTGGGTCGCCGCATCGACGAATCTTCGCCCTTGGTCGACGCGCGTCTGAAGGACGGGTCGCGCGTGAATGCGGTGATTCGCCCGATTGCGCTCAAGGGCTCCTGCATCACCATCCGAAAGTTTTCGAAGGTTCCCCTGACCCTCGACAAGCTGATCAAGTACGGAGCGCTGTCGGAGCCGATGGGGCGCTTCCTGACCCGCTGTGTAGCGGCCAAGAAGAACATCATCATTTCCGGAGGTACCGGTAGCGGCAAGACGACACTGCTCAACATTCTGTCCGGTGCGATTCCCGCAGACGAGCGCATCGTGACGATCGAGGACGCAGCCGAGTTGCAGCTGGTGCAGCCGCACGTCGTGAGCATGGAAACTCGCCCACCGAACATGGAGGGCAAGGGCGAGTACACGATTCGCGACCTGCTGCGAAATGCCATGCGCATGCGCCCGGACCGAGTCGTCGTCGGCGAGTGTCGTGGTGGCGAGGCCCTGGACATGCTTCAGGCCATGAACACGGGCCATGACGGGTCGCTGACGACCACCCACGCCAATTCTCCTTTGGAAGGATTGAAGCGCATCGAGACGCTCTGTCTGATGGCGGGCGTGGACTTGCCCCCGCGTGCCATTCGCGAGCAGATCGTGGGATCGATTGATGTTGTCGTGCAGCAATCGCGTTTCTCGGACGGTGCCCGCAAGGTAACGAGCGTTGCGGAAGTGGTGGGCTTGGGCGACGACCTGACCTTCGAGCTGATGCCGATCTTCGAGTTCGTACGCAGCGGCACCGGCACGAAAGGCGAAGTGCTGGGCCGTCACCAGGCCACGGGCTATCTGCCTTCGTTCCTCAACGAGTTCATCGTCAAAGGCCTCGTGCCGCGGGAGGGACCGTACCTCTGA
- a CDS encoding pilus assembly protein N-terminal domain-containing protein, with the protein MMRARAWLLIPALVLAAPATWAQDKPSEELSDGDAGETKEINIVVGENQTIPASGVKNYSEGIKGIADVKLTTDNSKFVIAGRKPGSTTLLLINKDDSTTNYVINVFARSPDAVKRELADLLGEMPGIRVRRVGSRFFIEGGVGTEGDARRIEKIAALYPGQVESLVVVGQGGAVDRKVNIRVDFFFIQYDKTSGYNVGIDWPGRIGGQNIQSEFTYDFLAGTTTTAQASIVNQPLPALDIASVKGWAKVMKQSTVITVNGTKATFKSGGEQNFSISSGLTSNIKAIEFGTNVSVLPRLDEETGELEIQVEADVSDLTPPADSTNLPGRNTSNLNTLVRMKLGQSLVLSGIRSRTQRRGVRGLPLLSEVPVLGLLFGSHRDSAEDVEGAVFVIPTAVEAVPMPAIEAVNSALSQFEDYSGDIDAVNAYNKRPKQWKKAK; encoded by the coding sequence ATGATGCGTGCACGAGCATGGCTGCTGATTCCGGCCTTGGTCTTGGCCGCGCCCGCGACCTGGGCGCAGGACAAGCCTAGCGAGGAGCTGAGCGACGGCGACGCTGGCGAGACGAAGGAAATCAACATCGTCGTCGGCGAGAACCAGACCATTCCGGCCTCTGGGGTCAAGAACTACTCCGAGGGAATCAAGGGCATCGCCGACGTCAAGCTGACGACGGACAACAGCAAGTTCGTGATTGCGGGACGCAAACCCGGCAGCACGACCCTGCTGCTGATCAACAAAGACGACTCGACGACCAACTACGTGATCAACGTCTTCGCGCGTTCGCCTGACGCGGTGAAACGCGAGCTGGCGGACCTGTTGGGGGAAATGCCCGGCATCCGCGTGCGGCGAGTTGGGTCGCGCTTCTTCATCGAGGGCGGCGTGGGCACCGAGGGGGATGCGCGGCGCATCGAGAAGATTGCGGCGCTCTACCCGGGGCAAGTGGAGTCTCTGGTGGTCGTCGGACAGGGCGGTGCGGTCGATCGCAAGGTCAACATTCGCGTCGACTTCTTCTTCATCCAATACGACAAGACCTCCGGCTACAACGTCGGGATCGACTGGCCAGGGCGCATTGGTGGGCAGAACATCCAGAGCGAGTTCACCTACGACTTTCTCGCCGGCACCACGACCACGGCTCAAGCTTCGATCGTCAACCAACCACTTCCCGCCCTCGACATCGCGTCGGTCAAGGGCTGGGCGAAGGTCATGAAGCAGTCGACGGTCATCACGGTGAACGGGACCAAGGCGACCTTCAAGAGCGGTGGTGAGCAGAACTTCAGTATCTCGTCGGGGCTGACCTCGAACATCAAAGCCATCGAGTTCGGGACGAACGTCTCCGTGCTGCCGCGGCTCGACGAGGAGACGGGCGAGCTGGAAATTCAGGTGGAAGCCGACGTTTCGGATCTCACGCCGCCGGCCGACTCGACGAATCTGCCCGGACGAAACACGAGCAACCTGAACACCCTGGTACGCATGAAGCTAGGGCAATCCCTGGTGCTGTCGGGGATTCGAAGCCGCACTCAGCGGCGCGGTGTGCGGGGCCTCCCCCTCCTCAGCGAAGTGCCGGTGCTGGGGCTGCTGTTCGGCTCTCACCGGGACAGTGCCGAGGATGTGGAAGGCGCCGTCTTCGTGATCCCCACTGCCGTGGAGGCCGTGCCCATGCCGGCCATCGAAGCCGTCAACAGCGCGCTCAGCCAGTTCGAGGACTACTCGGGCGATATCGACGCGGTGAATGCCTACAACAAGCGCCCGAAGCAGTGGAAGAAAGCAAAGTGA